One genomic segment of Thalassospiraceae bacterium LMO-SO8 includes these proteins:
- a CDS encoding thymidine phosphorylase family protein, whose protein sequence is MDKTLEVGRRVKDTATNSLRLKRLGIDTQQEAVIYMRSDCHVCRAEGFAAMARVRVTAGDRSIIATLNRVKGDLLAEGEAGLSEAAWGRLDAQEGDMVAIGHPRPPDSLSLVRAKVYGSEFSDTGLEEVMQDIVAGRYSDVQVSAFITACSSHGLKRREIVALTRAMVSVGDTLDWGTSPIVDKHCVGGLPGNRTTPIVVAIMAACGLTMPKTSSRAITSPAGTADTMETLAPVDLNIDAMRRVVEREGGCIVWGGAVSLSPADDILIRVERALDIDGEGQLVASVLSKKLSAGSTHLVLDIPVGPTAKVRSEKDAQSLSENLTAVASEIGLKSTVLQTDGRQPVGNGIGPALEALDVLSVLKGKPDAPHDLRARSVALAAALLELSGAAGSGMGFQRAEETLDSGAAWAKFQAICEAQGGMRTPPVSSQRRVIDADVSGEILGLDNRRLAMAAKLAGAPDAKAAGVQLHTRPGDQVEKGTPLFTLHAETPGELAYALDYIEHHPPIFDIGVPV, encoded by the coding sequence GTGGATAAGACGCTGGAAGTAGGACGTCGCGTGAAAGATACAGCTACAAACTCCTTGCGCCTGAAGCGCCTTGGGATCGATACGCAGCAGGAAGCGGTTATCTATATGCGGAGCGATTGCCACGTCTGCCGCGCGGAAGGGTTTGCCGCCATGGCCCGTGTCCGCGTGACTGCCGGCGACCGATCGATCATCGCCACGCTGAACCGCGTGAAAGGCGATTTGTTGGCGGAAGGAGAGGCGGGGCTGTCAGAAGCTGCTTGGGGCAGATTAGATGCCCAGGAAGGCGACATGGTGGCGATCGGGCATCCCCGCCCGCCGGACTCCCTGAGCCTCGTTCGTGCGAAAGTCTACGGTTCGGAGTTTTCGGACACAGGTTTGGAAGAGGTCATGCAGGATATTGTGGCAGGCCGCTATTCCGACGTTCAGGTCTCCGCTTTCATCACCGCCTGTTCATCGCACGGGTTGAAACGGCGGGAAATTGTTGCCTTGACCCGCGCCATGGTCTCCGTCGGAGACACTTTGGACTGGGGAACCTCACCGATTGTCGACAAACATTGCGTCGGTGGTCTACCCGGAAATAGAACCACCCCAATCGTGGTCGCAATCATGGCGGCCTGTGGGCTGACCATGCCCAAGACGTCTTCCAGGGCAATCACTTCACCCGCCGGTACAGCGGACACGATGGAAACGCTGGCGCCGGTCGATCTTAACATCGATGCAATGCGGCGCGTGGTCGAGCGTGAAGGCGGGTGTATCGTCTGGGGAGGCGCTGTTTCCCTCAGCCCGGCGGATGACATCCTGATCCGGGTCGAAAGGGCCTTGGACATCGATGGGGAAGGGCAACTCGTTGCGTCGGTGCTATCGAAGAAACTATCCGCAGGATCAACGCACCTCGTTCTCGATATTCCTGTCGGGCCGACGGCCAAGGTGCGAAGCGAAAAGGATGCGCAATCCCTCAGCGAAAACTTGACCGCTGTGGCTTCCGAGATTGGCCTGAAGTCGACTGTTTTACAGACCGATGGGCGGCAACCGGTTGGGAACGGGATCGGGCCCGCTCTGGAAGCCTTGGATGTCCTCTCCGTGTTGAAGGGAAAGCCGGACGCGCCGCATGATCTTAGGGCGCGATCGGTCGCGCTCGCGGCCGCTTTGCTCGAGTTGTCGGGTGCTGCTGGCTCCGGCATGGGCTTTCAGAGAGCCGAAGAAACTCTGGATAGTGGCGCGGCATGGGCCAAGTTTCAGGCGATATGCGAGGCGCAAGGGGGTATGCGGACGCCGCCTGTTTCATCCCAACGACGGGTAATTGACGCAGACGTTTCCGGCGAAATTCTAGGCCTCGACAACCGTCGTCTGGCCATGGCGGCGAAACTTGCGGGTGCGCCGGACGCGAAAGCGGCAGGTGTGCAATTGCACACACGGCCCGGGGACCAGGTGGAGAAGGGAACGCCGCTTTTCACGCTTCACGCCGAGACGCCGGGTGAATTGGCTTATGCGCTGGATTACATCGAGCATCACCCGCCCATCTTCGATATCGGAGTGCCCGTATGA
- a CDS encoding ribose-phosphate pyrophosphokinase, protein MSAVVYPMPGNEVVAHSLAAEIGGEIGKLVVRRFPDGESYFRYETPVDGREVIIVASLDRPDEKVLPVIFAAGTAKELGASKVGLVAPYLAYMRQDKRFNLGEAVSSIYFAKVLSSWIDWLVTVDPHLHRRSSLDEIYSVPSATVHAAPLVSEWIRGAVSAPLLIGPDSESEQWVAAVAADAGAPFVVLEKTRRGDRDVEVTVPEVDKWHDRTPVLVDDIISTARTMIETVGHVRAAGLHAPICIGIHAVFADNAYAELKQAGAGEIVTCNTIGHDSNRIDVSGLIASAVRRVLPI, encoded by the coding sequence ATGAGTGCCGTCGTGTACCCCATGCCCGGGAATGAAGTGGTTGCCCATTCGCTTGCCGCAGAAATCGGAGGCGAGATCGGAAAGCTCGTTGTGCGTCGCTTTCCCGACGGTGAGTCCTATTTCCGATATGAAACGCCCGTCGATGGAAGAGAAGTCATCATTGTAGCCTCGCTGGATCGTCCCGACGAAAAGGTTCTGCCGGTGATATTCGCCGCCGGGACGGCAAAGGAACTTGGTGCGTCGAAAGTCGGGCTTGTTGCGCCGTATCTCGCCTATATGCGCCAGGACAAGAGGTTCAATCTGGGAGAAGCGGTGTCGTCCATCTATTTCGCCAAAGTCCTCTCGTCATGGATTGATTGGCTTGTCACAGTAGACCCTCATCTCCACCGGCGCAGTTCACTTGACGAAATTTATTCGGTGCCGAGTGCCACGGTGCATGCGGCCCCGTTGGTCTCTGAATGGATAAGAGGAGCGGTTTCAGCACCTTTGTTGATCGGTCCCGACAGCGAAAGTGAACAATGGGTTGCTGCTGTTGCGGCGGATGCCGGGGCGCCGTTCGTCGTCTTGGAAAAGACGAGAAGAGGAGACCGCGACGTCGAAGTTACTGTTCCCGAGGTCGACAAATGGCACGACCGAACGCCTGTTCTGGTGGACGATATCATCTCGACCGCGCGTACGATGATCGAAACGGTTGGGCATGTCCGGGCGGCTGGCCTGCACGCGCCGATTTGCATCGGCATCCACGCGGTATTTGCAGACAATGCTTACGCGGAATTGAAGCAAGCCGGCGCGGGTGAAATTGTGACCTGCAACACGATCGGCCACGACAGCAATCGGATCGATGTCTCAGGATTGATCGCTTCGGCCGTCCGCCGGGTTTTACCCATTTAG
- a CDS encoding YHS domain-containing protein: protein MEALVYFVIWGVFIFLMMRMGCGSHVMGHGHGRSDARKHHGPDNEKGENLKWYPPEEDTDPVCKKTVRTESAKPSVHDGSVYYFCSRECREVFEAAPDLYVGPQADGSVPKLEANNV from the coding sequence ATGGAAGCACTGGTTTATTTCGTCATTTGGGGCGTGTTCATATTCCTCATGATGCGCATGGGATGCGGCAGCCACGTCATGGGCCACGGGCATGGTCGTTCCGATGCCCGTAAACATCACGGGCCGGACAACGAGAAGGGGGAAAACCTGAAGTGGTATCCGCCTGAAGAGGATACCGACCCCGTCTGCAAGAAAACGGTCCGGACGGAGAGCGCCAAACCCAGCGTTCACGATGGGTCCGTTTATTACTTCTGCTCTCGGGAATGCCGTGAAGTCTTCGAAGCTGCCCCTGATTTGTATGTCGGACCGCAGGCTGATGGGTCGGTGCCGAAACTGGAGGCAAACAATGTCTGA
- a CDS encoding DUF5676 family membrane protein, with amino-acid sequence MKTNSARLPVFVLGMSLGLFLGITFILCVGFDLLFPDHAMYRVWQPLLPGFTWLTWPSFFLGLVESVAYGWYVALVFGPLYNFFASRKG; translated from the coding sequence TTGAAAACGAATTCCGCAAGGTTGCCGGTCTTCGTTCTTGGAATGAGCCTTGGGCTGTTTCTCGGAATCACGTTCATCCTTTGCGTGGGGTTCGATCTCTTGTTCCCCGATCACGCTATGTACCGGGTCTGGCAGCCCCTGTTGCCGGGCTTTACCTGGCTCACTTGGCCGAGCTTCTTCCTGGGCCTCGTCGAGAGCGTTGCATACGGGTGGTACGTCGCGCTGGTGTTCGGGCCGCTATACAACTTCTTCGCCTCGCGGAAAGGTTAA
- a CDS encoding MBL fold metallo-hydrolase: MTAQLTFLGGVGTVTGSKYLLTFGGQRVLVDCGLFQGFKKLRQKNWAPLPIEPSEIDAVVLTHAHLDHSGYLPLLVRNGFKGPVYATSATTELCGILLPDSGHLQERDAEFANRHGFSKHRPAAPLYTERDARNCLGHFRACPYEVDTEVIDALQIRFLPAGHILGSAFVRVSFGGRSLLFSGDIGRPNSATMVDPTIVRGADYLIMESTYGNRLHDRVNVEDALAETISRVAARGGTVLIPAFAVGRAQSILFHLQRLKASKRIPDLPVFLDSPMAVSASEVFCRHMKEHRLTAEECRAACNVATYVREAEESKALDENPMPKIIISASGMATGGRILHHLKFYAPDERHAVLFTGFQAGGTRGASLVAGVKSVKIHGRHIPIRAEIANLSMLSAHADADEILTWLGNFTQPPKRTYITHGEPDASEALRVRISDELQWPCVVPEYGDQATLD; the protein is encoded by the coding sequence ATGACAGCGCAGCTCACGTTCCTTGGAGGTGTCGGCACCGTCACCGGATCAAAGTATCTGCTTACATTTGGTGGCCAGCGGGTGCTTGTCGATTGCGGCCTGTTTCAGGGTTTCAAGAAGCTGCGTCAGAAGAACTGGGCCCCGCTGCCAATCGAGCCGAGCGAGATTGACGCCGTGGTCCTGACGCATGCGCACCTTGACCACTCGGGATATCTTCCTCTCTTGGTCAGGAATGGGTTCAAGGGACCTGTCTACGCCACCTCTGCGACGACTGAATTGTGTGGGATCCTGCTGCCGGACAGCGGTCATCTGCAGGAACGCGACGCGGAATTTGCCAATCGACACGGCTTCTCCAAACACCGGCCGGCCGCCCCCCTATATACTGAAAGGGATGCGCGGAATTGCCTTGGCCACTTCCGCGCATGCCCATACGAGGTCGACACCGAAGTCATTGATGCGCTTCAAATAAGATTCCTGCCGGCGGGGCATATTCTTGGCTCTGCGTTCGTCCGTGTGTCATTCGGCGGTCGATCACTACTGTTTTCCGGCGATATCGGGCGCCCGAACAGCGCGACGATGGTGGATCCGACGATCGTGCGCGGCGCGGACTATCTCATCATGGAGTCGACCTACGGAAATCGCCTTCATGATCGGGTGAACGTAGAGGACGCTTTGGCCGAAACGATCTCAAGGGTGGCTGCCAGAGGTGGAACCGTCCTGATTCCGGCTTTTGCTGTCGGCCGCGCCCAGTCGATCCTGTTTCATCTGCAGCGGCTCAAGGCGTCGAAACGTATACCAGACCTCCCGGTGTTCTTGGACAGCCCCATGGCTGTCAGCGCCAGCGAGGTTTTCTGCCGCCACATGAAGGAACACCGGCTGACTGCCGAAGAGTGTCGCGCGGCGTGCAACGTCGCGACCTACGTGAGAGAAGCGGAGGAATCGAAAGCGCTTGATGAAAACCCGATGCCTAAGATCATCATATCGGCAAGCGGTATGGCGACAGGCGGGCGGATACTTCATCACCTGAAGTTCTATGCGCCGGATGAACGGCATGCGGTGTTGTTTACGGGGTTCCAGGCCGGCGGAACGCGCGGCGCCAGCTTGGTGGCAGGTGTAAAGTCGGTGAAAATACATGGACGGCATATTCCCATCCGCGCGGAGATCGCGAACCTCTCCATGCTGTCCGCGCATGCCGATGCGGACGAAATCCTGACCTGGCTCGGCAATTTCACGCAGCCTCCTAAACGGACCTACATCACCCATGGTGAGCCGGATGCTTCCGAAGCGCTGCGCGTTCGCATCTCCGATGAATTGCAGTGGCCCTGCGTCGTGCCCGAGTATGGCGACCAGGCCACGCTTGATTGA